The proteins below are encoded in one region of Mangifera indica cultivar Alphonso chromosome 7, CATAS_Mindica_2.1, whole genome shotgun sequence:
- the LOC123221096 gene encoding probable disease resistance protein At4g27220 isoform X4, with the protein MEETAWNAGLEVGKCLSAPIGRQFMYLYNYKTNFHNLEKGAGKLKDARDEVKAKVVAAENNVEKIKQNVKDWQGDVDSTIEETDKLIQDKSNSSCFKLITCYKNGRKAWKKLNAITELLQEKETFAEVSLPTSHEVIRLTNKDYEEFESRRSIFNDVLKALDDPEVGIIGVYGMGGIGKTTLVKEVGHQAKKHLVMDEVVFVEVSDKPDTKKIQDELAYQLGLEFKKEAERASKLYARLKNDKKVLVILDNMWEQLDLQALGIPSGDDRGGCKLLLTARHRNVLWRMDCKTDFPIGVLKEEEAWSLFKKMAGDVVDQTNKLNSLPHDVCNECRGLPIVITTIARALRNTRHQFQWKDALRELRKPSPTKFAGLLEKEYRNIALSYNYLRSDEHKKTLLICSLMVNDTTISDLFKLIMGLDILEEANLTMEEARNKLESLVCELKDSCLLLDGSTSEKFSMHDVVRLIAITIAYSDHHVFTERNVMGREWSNEELKKCTQISLANCNMNSEIWPQGLDCPKLEFFSMRIQGSFEIPESFFIGMRNVKVLSFFNLKALSLPAPLGLLINLQTLCLNYGKFSDITIIGELRKLKILSLRHCKIKQLVGEIGKLTQLRVLDLSDCEKLEVIVPNVISSLFRLEELYMNGCSISWKLEILEELKHLSQLTTLEIDISDDQILPKDFISKKLERYKISIGNGATNFGGYFIDGGYGEYMDVESYSLNKPAALRTLKLSLNSFIWQEELQLLSNVEFLCLDKLQGIKNDLSELDKKGFSQLKYLRVHNNPNILCIVDLTRCIPHDVFPLLESLIFFNLINLEKICYGLPSTKSFYYLKYIELKSCDKLKNIFSFSNASKSLPQLQKIRVEDCRNLTEIFAVESKNRADKNGVIDKIEFCQLRFLTLLNLPRIASFYSDINSEDEEIDVVMPFFNKKVVFPRLEELNLEAINSEKIWGNKLPATSCCYQNLKKLIVDGCQKLKFVFPSFIVKNFEQLQHFEISYCKELKEIVAREETKGITTFNFPRVALLKLKELPELTTFCHGKHNSNWPMLKELEVCNCDRLDIFSSEYKVIVPNLEILKLAPVNAEILWDSQLAATSSCYQNLTRLIVDGCEKLKYVFPSSMVKSFEQLEHIEICNCSALKEIIAKGIEATNTFVFPRVTLLKLKDLPKLTTFYPGVHTSEWPVLKKLEVHNCDKVKVFTLEYMSFHDNNEGQHNIWEKQSLFLVEKINLNLEKLTLSRVDDMITLLHQFPENFCRCTVKIKQDKSANISVGILQRSVKLEKLELSDCSYEEIFTCGEDEKDTNILIHIKALKLSYLSDAKYLWGKGSKLNSLLQNLEVLEVYGCERMINVLPSSASFENLTVLIVEWCHGLMNLLTPSIAKNLVQLREMKIQGCAMITEIVSDKTNVAAEDEIVFGKLKLLSLDYLESLTCFCPGDYALKFPHLEELVVNACPKMKTFSIGNLYTPSLQKVQQDRWDKDKWGWVGNLNATIQRLHEEENIQSSERIQS; encoded by the exons ATGGAAGAAACTGCTTGGAATGCTGGTTTAGAAGTTGGAAAGTGCTTAAGTGCTCCGATTGGGCGTCAGTTTATGTACTTGTACAACTACAAAACCAACTTTCACAATCTTGAAAAAGGAGCCGGAAAGCTGAAGGATGCAAGAGATGAAGTGAAGGCTAAGGTTGTTGCTGCTGAAAATAATGTGGAAAAGATCAAACAGAATGTTAAGGACTGGCAGGGGGATGTGGATTCCACCATCGAAGAAACAGACAAGCTGATTCAAGACAAATCAAACAGCAGTTGTTTCAAGTTGATCACTTGCTACAAAAATGGCAGGAAAGCATGGAAAAAGCTGAACGCTATAACTGAACTTcttcaagaaaaagaaacatttgCTGAAGTCTCTCTTCCTACCTCTCATGAAGTCATTCGGCTCACTAACAAAGATTATGAGGAATTTGAATCAAGAAGGTCAATTTTCAATGATGTGCTGAAGGCATTAGACGATCCTGAGGTGGGAATTATTGGGGTTTATGGGATGGGTGGAATTGGTAAAACCACACTGGTCAAAGAAGTTGGTCATCAAGCCAAGAAACATCTGGTCATGGATGAGGTGGTTTTCGTAGAGGTATCTGATAAACCAGATACTAAAAAGATTCAAGATGAACTTGCGTATCAGTTAGGTTTGGAATTTAAGAAGGAGGCTGAACGAGCGAGCAAGTTGTATGCGAGACTGAAGAATGATAAGAAAGTgcttgtaattttagataatatgtGGGAACAATTAGATTTGCAGGCTCTCGGTATTCCTTCTGGAGATGACCGTGGGGGATGTAAATTATTGCTGACAGCAAGACATCGTAATGTATTATGGAGAATGGATTGTAAGACGGATTTCCCGATAGGTGTCttaaaggaagaagaagcttgGAGCTTGTTTAAGAAGATGGCAG GTGATGTGgttgatcaaacaaataagCTGAATTCTCTGCCGCATGATGTATGCAACGAATGTCGAGGTTTGCCAATTGTCATTACTACTATAGCAAGAGCATTAAGAAACACGAGACATCAATTTCAATGGAAAGATGCTCTGCGAGAACTAAGAAAACCTTCTCCAACAAAGTTTGCAGGCTTGCTAGAAAAAGAATATAGAAATATAGCATTGAGTTACAATTATCTAAGAAGTGATGAGCACAAGAAAACTTTGCTAATTTGTAGCCTAATGGTAAATGATACTACCATTTCAGACTTGTTCAAACTCATTATGGGTTTAGATATACTGGAAGAAGCTAACCTTACTATGGAAGAAGCACGAAATAAGTTGGAAAGTCTTGTCTGTGAACTCAAGGACTCTTGTTTGTTGCTTGATGGTTCAACCAGTGAAAAGTTTTCTATGCATGATGTTGTTCGTTTAATTGCCATTACAATTGCATATAGTGATCATCACGTATTTACAGAGCGAAATGTCATGGGGAGGGAATGGTCAAATGAAGAACTGAAAAAATGCACTCAAATCTCACTTGCTAATTGTAACATGAATAGTGAGATTTGGCCTCAAGGTTTGGATTGtccaaaacttgaatttttcagtATGAGGATACAGGGTTCTTTTGAAATTCCTGAAAGTTTTTTCATAGGGATGCGAAATGTCAAGGTTCTAAGTTTCTTTAACCTGAAGGCATTGTCCTTGCCAGCACCTCTTGGTCTTCTTATAAATCTTCAAACACTGTGTTTGAATTATGGCAAATTTTCAGATATAACAATCATTGGAGAGTTGAGAAAACTAAAGATTCTTAGCTTGCGACATTGTAAGATTAAGCAGTTGGTTGGAGAAATAGGTAAATTAACTCAGTTAAGGGTATTAGATTTAAGTGATTGTGAGAAACTAGAAGTTATAGTACCGAATGTTATATCAAGCTTATTCCGATTGGAAGAATTGTATATGAATGGATGCTCTATTTCATGGAAGCTTGAAATACTTGAGGAGTTGAAGCATTTGTCTCAATTGACGACTTTAGAAATAGATATTTCTGATGATCAAATATTGCCAAAAGACTTCATCTCCAAAAAGTTAGAAAGGTACAAAATATCAATTGGAAATGGGGCTACTAATTTTGGTGGGTACTTCATAGATGGTGGTTATGGGGAGTACATGGACGTTGAAAGCTATTCATTAAATAAGCCTGCTGCTTTAAGAACACTGAAACTGAGTCTTAATTCTTTCATTTGGCAAGAGGAATTGCAGTTGTTATCGAATGTTGAATTCTTATGCTTAGACAAATTGCAGGGTATCAAAAATGATCTCTCCGAATTAGACAAGAAGGGTTTTTCTCAATTAAAATATCTTCGTGTCCATAATAACCCTAACATCTTGTGCATTGTTGACTTAACAAGGTGCATACCTCATGATGTCTTTCCACTCCTAGAgtctctaatttttttcaacttgATTAACTTGGAAAAGATATGTTATGGTCTACCCTCAACAAAGTCTTTCTActacttaaaatatatagaaCTGAAAAGTTGTGATAAGTTGAAAAATATCTTCTCATTCTCCAATGCTAGCAAAAGTCTTCCACAACTTCAAAAAATTAGGGTGGAAGATTGCAGGAATTTGACTGAAATTTTTGCTGTTGAAAGTAAAAATAGAGCAGACAAGAATGGAGTAATTGATAAGATTGAATTCTGTCAATTACGCTTCTTGACTTTGCTTAATCTTCCAAGGATTGCGAGCTTCTACTCAGATATCAATTCTGAGGATGAGGAAATTGATGTTGTCATgccatttttcaacaaaaag GTTGTTTTCCCTAGATTGGAAGAATTAAATCTAGAAGCAATTAATTCTGAGAAGATTTGGGGCAACAAACTTCCAGCAACCTCTTGTTGCTatcagaatttgaaaaaattgattgtgGATGGCTGTCAAAagctaaaatttgtatttccatCATTTATAGTCAAAAACTTTGAGCAGCTTCAACACTTTGAGATAAGTTATTGTAAGGAATTAAAGGAGATTGTTGCCAGAGAAGAAACAAAGGGTATTACTACATTTAACTTTCCAAGGGTGGCCTTGTTGAAACTCAAAGAATTGCCAGAGCttacaactttctgccatggtaaacacaattcaaattgGCCCATGTTAAAGGAGTTGGAGGTGTGTAATTGTGACAGACTAGACATATTTTCTTCAGAATATAAG GTTATTGTCCCCAATTTGGAGATCTTAAAATTGGCTCCAGTTAATGCTGAAATACTTTGGGATAGTCAACTTGCAGCAACTTCTTCTTGCTATCAAAACTTGACACGCTTAATTGTGGATGGTtgtgaaaaactaaaatatgtaTTTCCATCTTCTATGGTGAAAAGCTTTGAGCAGCTTGAACACATTGAGATATGCAATTGTAGTGCATTGAAGGAGATTATTGCAAAAGGAATAGAAGCAACCAATACATTTGTATTTCCACGAGTAACCCTTCTAAAACTGAAGGATTTGCCCAAACTTACAACTTTCTATCCTGGAGTACACACTTCTGAATGGCCAGTGTTAAAAAAGTTGGAGGTGCATAATTGTGACAAAGTAAAAGTATTTACTTTAGAATATATGAGCTTCCATGATAATAATGAGGGTCAACATAATATTTGGGAGAAACAATCCCTCTTCTTGGTGGAAAAG ATTAACCTCAATTTGGAGAAATTAACCCTAAGCAGAGTGGATGACATGATAACATTGCTGCATCAGTTTCCAGAAAACTTTTGTAGATGTACAGTTAAGATCAAACAAGATAAATCTGCCAATATTTCGGTTGGCATCCTTCAGAGATCGGTTAAGCTGGAAAAACTCGAACTCAGTGACTGTTCATATGAAGAGATATTTACATGTGGAGAGGATGAGAAAGATACAAATATCTTGATACACATAAAAGCTTTGAAGTTGAGTTATCTTTCTGATGCAAAGTACCTTTGGGGAAAAGGCTCCAAACTAAActctcttcttcaaaatcttgaagTTCTAGAAGTATATGGTTGTGAAAGAATGATAAATGTTCTGCCATCCTCAGCATCTTTTGAGAATCTAACAGTTTTGATTGTAGAGTGGTGTCATGGATTGATGAACTTACTCACACCTTCAATAGCAAAAAATTTGGTGCAGTTGagagaaatgaaaattcaaGGTTGCGCAATGATAACAGAAATAGTATCAGATAAGACAAATGTAGcagcagaagatgaaattgtttttggaaaattgaaattgttgTCACTTGACTACTTAGAAAGTCTCACATGCTTTTGCCCTGGGGATTATGCATTGAAATTTCCACATTTGGAAGAATTGGTTGTGAATGCTTGTCCTAAGATGAAGACTTTCTCTATAGGAAACTTATACACACCAAGTTTACAGAAAGTTCAACAAGATCGGTGGGATAAAGACAAATGGGGTTGGGTGGGTAACCTAAATGCAACTATACAACGTCTGCACGAAGAAGAG AATATTCAGAGTTCTGAAAGGATACAGAGCTAA
- the LOC123221096 gene encoding probable disease resistance protein At4g27220 isoform X3 gives MEETAWNAGLEVGKCLSAPIGRQFMYLYNYKTNFHNLEKGAGKLKDARDEVKAKVVAAENNVEKIKQNVKDWQGDVDSTIEETDKLIQDKSNSSCFKLITCYKNGRKAWKKLNAITELLQEKETFAEVSLPTSHEVIRLTNKDYEEFESRRSIFNDVLKALDDPEVGIIGVYGMGGIGKTTLVKEVGHQAKKHLVMDEVVFVEVSDKPDTKKIQDELAYQLGLEFKKEAERASKLYARLKNDKKVLVILDNMWEQLDLQALGIPSGDDRGGCKLLLTARHRNVLWRMDCKTDFPIGVLKEEEAWSLFKKMAGDVVDQTNKLNSLPHDVCNECRGLPIVITTIARALRNTRHQFQWKDALRELRKPSPTKFAGLLEKEYRNIALSYNYLRSDEHKKTLLICSLMVNDTTISDLFKLIMGLDILEEANLTMEEARNKLESLVCELKDSCLLLDGSTSEKFSMHDVVRLIAITIAYSDHHVFTERNVMGREWSNEELKKCTQISLANCNMNSEIWPQGLDCPKLEFFSMRIQGSFEIPESFFIGMRNVKVLSFFNLKALSLPAPLGLLINLQTLCLNYGKFSDITIIGELRKLKILSLRHCKIKQLVGEIGKLTQLRVLDLSDCEKLEVIVPNVISSLFRLEELYMNGCSISWKLEILEELKHLSQLTTLEIDISDDQILPKDFISKKLERYKISIGNGATNFGGYFIDGGYGEYMDVESYSLNKPAALRTLKLSLNSFIWQEELQLLSNVEFLCLDKLQGIKNDLSELDKKGFSQLKYLRVHNNPNILCIVDLTRCIPHDVFPLLESLIFFNLINLEKICYGLPSTKSFYYLKYIELKSCDKLKNIFSFSNASKSLPQLQKIRVEDCRNLTEIFAVESKNRADKNGVIDKIEFCQLRFLTLLNLPRIASFYSDINSEDEEIDVVMPFFNKKVVFPRLEELNLEAINSEKIWGNKLPATSCCYQNLKKLIVDGCQKLKFVFPSFIVKNFEQLQHFEISYCKELKEIVAREETKGITTFNFPRVALLKLKELPELTTFCHGKHNSNWPMLKELEVCNCDRLDIFSSEYKVIVPNLEILKLAPVNAEILWDSQLAATSSCYQNLTRLIVDGCEKLKYVFPSSMVKSFEQLEHIEICNCSALKEIIAKGIEATNTFVFPRVTLLKLKDLPKLTTFYPGVHTSEWPVLKKLEVHNCDKVKVFTLEYMSFHDNNEGQHNIWEKQSLFLVEKINLNLEKLTLSRVDDMITLLHQFPENFCRCTVKIKQDKSANISVGILQRSVKLEKLELSDCSYEEIFTCGEDEKDTNILIHIKALKLSYLSDAKYLWGKGSKLNSLLQNLEVLEVYGCERMINVLPSSASFENLTVLIVEWCHGLMNLLTPSIAKNLVQLREMKIQGCAMITEIVSDKTNVAAEDEIVFGKLKLLSLDYLESLTCFCPGDYALKFPHLEELVVNACPKMKTFSIGNLYTPSLQKVQQDRWDKDKWGWVGNLNATIQRLHEEEDNSKSDELTLSGKDVTLV, from the exons ATGGAAGAAACTGCTTGGAATGCTGGTTTAGAAGTTGGAAAGTGCTTAAGTGCTCCGATTGGGCGTCAGTTTATGTACTTGTACAACTACAAAACCAACTTTCACAATCTTGAAAAAGGAGCCGGAAAGCTGAAGGATGCAAGAGATGAAGTGAAGGCTAAGGTTGTTGCTGCTGAAAATAATGTGGAAAAGATCAAACAGAATGTTAAGGACTGGCAGGGGGATGTGGATTCCACCATCGAAGAAACAGACAAGCTGATTCAAGACAAATCAAACAGCAGTTGTTTCAAGTTGATCACTTGCTACAAAAATGGCAGGAAAGCATGGAAAAAGCTGAACGCTATAACTGAACTTcttcaagaaaaagaaacatttgCTGAAGTCTCTCTTCCTACCTCTCATGAAGTCATTCGGCTCACTAACAAAGATTATGAGGAATTTGAATCAAGAAGGTCAATTTTCAATGATGTGCTGAAGGCATTAGACGATCCTGAGGTGGGAATTATTGGGGTTTATGGGATGGGTGGAATTGGTAAAACCACACTGGTCAAAGAAGTTGGTCATCAAGCCAAGAAACATCTGGTCATGGATGAGGTGGTTTTCGTAGAGGTATCTGATAAACCAGATACTAAAAAGATTCAAGATGAACTTGCGTATCAGTTAGGTTTGGAATTTAAGAAGGAGGCTGAACGAGCGAGCAAGTTGTATGCGAGACTGAAGAATGATAAGAAAGTgcttgtaattttagataatatgtGGGAACAATTAGATTTGCAGGCTCTCGGTATTCCTTCTGGAGATGACCGTGGGGGATGTAAATTATTGCTGACAGCAAGACATCGTAATGTATTATGGAGAATGGATTGTAAGACGGATTTCCCGATAGGTGTCttaaaggaagaagaagcttgGAGCTTGTTTAAGAAGATGGCAG GTGATGTGgttgatcaaacaaataagCTGAATTCTCTGCCGCATGATGTATGCAACGAATGTCGAGGTTTGCCAATTGTCATTACTACTATAGCAAGAGCATTAAGAAACACGAGACATCAATTTCAATGGAAAGATGCTCTGCGAGAACTAAGAAAACCTTCTCCAACAAAGTTTGCAGGCTTGCTAGAAAAAGAATATAGAAATATAGCATTGAGTTACAATTATCTAAGAAGTGATGAGCACAAGAAAACTTTGCTAATTTGTAGCCTAATGGTAAATGATACTACCATTTCAGACTTGTTCAAACTCATTATGGGTTTAGATATACTGGAAGAAGCTAACCTTACTATGGAAGAAGCACGAAATAAGTTGGAAAGTCTTGTCTGTGAACTCAAGGACTCTTGTTTGTTGCTTGATGGTTCAACCAGTGAAAAGTTTTCTATGCATGATGTTGTTCGTTTAATTGCCATTACAATTGCATATAGTGATCATCACGTATTTACAGAGCGAAATGTCATGGGGAGGGAATGGTCAAATGAAGAACTGAAAAAATGCACTCAAATCTCACTTGCTAATTGTAACATGAATAGTGAGATTTGGCCTCAAGGTTTGGATTGtccaaaacttgaatttttcagtATGAGGATACAGGGTTCTTTTGAAATTCCTGAAAGTTTTTTCATAGGGATGCGAAATGTCAAGGTTCTAAGTTTCTTTAACCTGAAGGCATTGTCCTTGCCAGCACCTCTTGGTCTTCTTATAAATCTTCAAACACTGTGTTTGAATTATGGCAAATTTTCAGATATAACAATCATTGGAGAGTTGAGAAAACTAAAGATTCTTAGCTTGCGACATTGTAAGATTAAGCAGTTGGTTGGAGAAATAGGTAAATTAACTCAGTTAAGGGTATTAGATTTAAGTGATTGTGAGAAACTAGAAGTTATAGTACCGAATGTTATATCAAGCTTATTCCGATTGGAAGAATTGTATATGAATGGATGCTCTATTTCATGGAAGCTTGAAATACTTGAGGAGTTGAAGCATTTGTCTCAATTGACGACTTTAGAAATAGATATTTCTGATGATCAAATATTGCCAAAAGACTTCATCTCCAAAAAGTTAGAAAGGTACAAAATATCAATTGGAAATGGGGCTACTAATTTTGGTGGGTACTTCATAGATGGTGGTTATGGGGAGTACATGGACGTTGAAAGCTATTCATTAAATAAGCCTGCTGCTTTAAGAACACTGAAACTGAGTCTTAATTCTTTCATTTGGCAAGAGGAATTGCAGTTGTTATCGAATGTTGAATTCTTATGCTTAGACAAATTGCAGGGTATCAAAAATGATCTCTCCGAATTAGACAAGAAGGGTTTTTCTCAATTAAAATATCTTCGTGTCCATAATAACCCTAACATCTTGTGCATTGTTGACTTAACAAGGTGCATACCTCATGATGTCTTTCCACTCCTAGAgtctctaatttttttcaacttgATTAACTTGGAAAAGATATGTTATGGTCTACCCTCAACAAAGTCTTTCTActacttaaaatatatagaaCTGAAAAGTTGTGATAAGTTGAAAAATATCTTCTCATTCTCCAATGCTAGCAAAAGTCTTCCACAACTTCAAAAAATTAGGGTGGAAGATTGCAGGAATTTGACTGAAATTTTTGCTGTTGAAAGTAAAAATAGAGCAGACAAGAATGGAGTAATTGATAAGATTGAATTCTGTCAATTACGCTTCTTGACTTTGCTTAATCTTCCAAGGATTGCGAGCTTCTACTCAGATATCAATTCTGAGGATGAGGAAATTGATGTTGTCATgccatttttcaacaaaaag GTTGTTTTCCCTAGATTGGAAGAATTAAATCTAGAAGCAATTAATTCTGAGAAGATTTGGGGCAACAAACTTCCAGCAACCTCTTGTTGCTatcagaatttgaaaaaattgattgtgGATGGCTGTCAAAagctaaaatttgtatttccatCATTTATAGTCAAAAACTTTGAGCAGCTTCAACACTTTGAGATAAGTTATTGTAAGGAATTAAAGGAGATTGTTGCCAGAGAAGAAACAAAGGGTATTACTACATTTAACTTTCCAAGGGTGGCCTTGTTGAAACTCAAAGAATTGCCAGAGCttacaactttctgccatggtaaacacaattcaaattgGCCCATGTTAAAGGAGTTGGAGGTGTGTAATTGTGACAGACTAGACATATTTTCTTCAGAATATAAG GTTATTGTCCCCAATTTGGAGATCTTAAAATTGGCTCCAGTTAATGCTGAAATACTTTGGGATAGTCAACTTGCAGCAACTTCTTCTTGCTATCAAAACTTGACACGCTTAATTGTGGATGGTtgtgaaaaactaaaatatgtaTTTCCATCTTCTATGGTGAAAAGCTTTGAGCAGCTTGAACACATTGAGATATGCAATTGTAGTGCATTGAAGGAGATTATTGCAAAAGGAATAGAAGCAACCAATACATTTGTATTTCCACGAGTAACCCTTCTAAAACTGAAGGATTTGCCCAAACTTACAACTTTCTATCCTGGAGTACACACTTCTGAATGGCCAGTGTTAAAAAAGTTGGAGGTGCATAATTGTGACAAAGTAAAAGTATTTACTTTAGAATATATGAGCTTCCATGATAATAATGAGGGTCAACATAATATTTGGGAGAAACAATCCCTCTTCTTGGTGGAAAAG ATTAACCTCAATTTGGAGAAATTAACCCTAAGCAGAGTGGATGACATGATAACATTGCTGCATCAGTTTCCAGAAAACTTTTGTAGATGTACAGTTAAGATCAAACAAGATAAATCTGCCAATATTTCGGTTGGCATCCTTCAGAGATCGGTTAAGCTGGAAAAACTCGAACTCAGTGACTGTTCATATGAAGAGATATTTACATGTGGAGAGGATGAGAAAGATACAAATATCTTGATACACATAAAAGCTTTGAAGTTGAGTTATCTTTCTGATGCAAAGTACCTTTGGGGAAAAGGCTCCAAACTAAActctcttcttcaaaatcttgaagTTCTAGAAGTATATGGTTGTGAAAGAATGATAAATGTTCTGCCATCCTCAGCATCTTTTGAGAATCTAACAGTTTTGATTGTAGAGTGGTGTCATGGATTGATGAACTTACTCACACCTTCAATAGCAAAAAATTTGGTGCAGTTGagagaaatgaaaattcaaGGTTGCGCAATGATAACAGAAATAGTATCAGATAAGACAAATGTAGcagcagaagatgaaattgtttttggaaaattgaaattgttgTCACTTGACTACTTAGAAAGTCTCACATGCTTTTGCCCTGGGGATTATGCATTGAAATTTCCACATTTGGAAGAATTGGTTGTGAATGCTTGTCCTAAGATGAAGACTTTCTCTATAGGAAACTTATACACACCAAGTTTACAGAAAGTTCAACAAGATCGGTGGGATAAAGACAAATGGGGTTGGGTGGGTAACCTAAATGCAACTATACAACGTCTGCACGAAGAAGAG GATAACTCCAAGTCAGACGAATTGACACTAAGTGGAAAAGACGTCACACTTGTATG A